The sequence below is a genomic window from Nitrospirota bacterium.
CAGGGACAAAGCCCGTTAATATTGGTTTGTTGTCTATCACTAAAACAGGAGTGGACATAACGCCAATTTCGATTATTTTTTGAACGTCTGTTATGTATTCGACCTCAACTTTTAAACCGAGTTCCTTTACTGCTTGTAAAGTTAGCCCATACAACCTCTTACAGTTATAACAACCTGAACCGAAAACCTGGATTTTC
It includes:
- a CDS encoding TM0996/MTH895 family glutaredoxin-like protein — translated: MKIQVFGSGCYNCKRLYGLTLQAVKELGLKVEVEYITDVQKIIEIGVMSTPVLVIDNKPILTGFVPDIEKIKEAISKNI